The proteins below come from a single Zea mays cultivar B73 chromosome 8, Zm-B73-REFERENCE-NAM-5.0, whole genome shotgun sequence genomic window:
- the LOC103635420 gene encoding protein Rf1, mitochondrial produces MSRGVSSGRRTCLELERIILNRHRSGSLGREDALNLFDELLPQARPASVHAFNSVLTVVARADSSSSPRHSAALAVSLFNTMVRSGVNMMAAIIGILIRCFCTVGRLDLAFAAFALFLKTGWRVQNVTLNQLIKGLCDGNRTDDAMDMVFRRMPELGYTPDVFSYNALIKGLCVEKKSQEALELLIHMTADGGYNCSPNVVSYNTVIDGFFKEGEVDKAYFLFHEMMGQGLPPDVVTYNSLIDGLCKAQAMDKAVAILQHMFDKGVMPDTRTYNIMIRGYCSLGQLEEAVRLLKKMSGSGLQPDVVTYSLLIQYYCKIGRCAEARSVFDSMVRKGQKPNSTIYHILLHGYATKGALIDVRDLLDLMIRDGIPFEHRAFNILICAYAKHGAVDKAMTAFTEMRQNGLRPDVVSYSTVIHILCKTGRVEDAVYHFNQMVSEGLSPNIISFTSLIHGLCSIGEWKKVEELAFEMINRGIHPDAIFMNTIMDNLCKEGRVVEAQDFFDMVIHIGVKPDVVSYNTLIDGYCFVGKMDESIKQLDRMVSIGLRPDSWTYNSLLNGYFKNGRVEDALALYREMFRKDVKFCAITSNIMLHGLFQAGRIVAARELYMKMVDRGTQLRIETYNTVLGGLCENSCVDEALRMFEDLRSKEFELDVRTFSIVINALLKVGRIDEAKSLFSAMVLRGPVPDVITYSLMIKSHIEEGLLEESDNLFLSMEKNGCAADSHMLNIIVRRLLEKGDVRRAGTYLTKIDEKNFSLEASTAALLIPIVSEKKYQKEVKFLPEKYHSFMQPRDD; encoded by the coding sequence ATGTCGCGAGGGGTCAGCTCTGGCCGCCGCACGTGCTTGGAGCTGGAGCGGATAATCCTAAATCGGCACCGCTCCGGAAGCCTCGGCCGAGAGGACGCGCTCAACCTGTTCGATGAATTGCTTCCTCAGGCCAGACCGGCATCGGTGCACGCCTTCAATAGTGTCCTCACCGTCGTCGCTCGCGCCGACTCCTCGTCGTCACCACGTCACAGCGCTGCGCTCGCCGTGTCCCTTTTCAATACCATGGTCCGGTCCGGCGTCAATATGATGGCCGCCATCATAGGCATCCTCATCCGTTGCTTCTGCACTGTTGGCCGCTTGGACCTCGCCTTCGCTGCCTTTGCCCTGTTCCTCAAGACGGGATGGAGGGTGCAGAACGTGACCCTCAACCAGCTAATCAAGGGTCTCTGTGATGGCAACAGGACTGATGACGCAATGGATATGGTGTTCAGAAGAATGCCGGAGCTTGGCTATACACCTGATGTTTTCTCCTACAATGCTCTTATCAAAGGGCTCTGCGTCGAGAAAAAGAGTCAAGAGGCTCTTGAGCTGCTGATTCACATGACGGCCGATGGCGGATACAACTGTTCTCCCAATGTGGTGTCGTATAACACAGTCATTGATGGCTTCTTTAAAGAAGGTGAAGTCGACAAAGCTTACTTCCTGTTTCATGAAATGATGGGCCAGGGGCTTCCACCTGATGTTGTGACATACAACTCACTCATTGATGGCCTGTGCAAGGCTCAAGCAATGGACAAGGCTGTAGCAATCCTACAACATATGTTTGATAAAGGTGTTATGCCGGATACTAGGACATATAATATCATGATCCGTGGATATTGCTCTTTAGGACAGTTGGAAGAGGCAGTGAGACTGCTCAAAAAGATGTCTGGTAGTGGTCTTCAACCGGATGTTGTCACTTACAGTCTTCTGATACAGTATTATTGCAAGATTGGAAGATGCGCAGAAGCTAGGAGTGTCTTTGATTCAATGGTTCGGAAGGGTCAAAAACCCAATTCTACTATCTATCACATCTTGCTTCATGGGTACGCCACGAAAGGAGCTCTTATTGATGTGCGTGATCTCCTTGATTTGATGATTCGAGACGGTATTCCGTTTGAACATCGTGCCTTCAACATCTTGATTTGTGCATACGCTAAACATGGAGCAGTGGATAAGGCAATGACTGCATTTACAGAAATGCGACAGAATGGTTTGAGGCCAGATGTAGTCAGCTACAGCACGGTAATTCACATTCTTTGCAAGACCGGCAGAGTGGAGGATGCTGTGTACCATTTCAATCAGATGGTCAGTGAAGGGTTGTCTCCTAACATCATAAGTTTTACCTCACTAATACATGGTCTATGTTCCATTGGTGAATGGAAGAAGGTTGAGGAACTGGCTTTTGAAATGATCAATAGGGGCATCCACCCTGATGCCATATTCATGAACACAATAATGGACAACCTATGCAAGGAAGGAAGGGTTGTGGAAGCACAAGATTTCTTTGATATGGTTATACACATTGGTGTGAAACCAGATGTTGTTTCATATAATACACTGATAGATGGATATTGCTTCGTTGGGAAGATGGATGAATCGATTAAGCAACTTGATCGTATGGTCTCCATTGGCTTGAGACCTGACAGTTGGACCTATAATTCTCTGCTTAATGGCTACTTTAAGAATGGAAGGGTTGAAGATGCATTAGCTCTTTACAGAGAAATGTTCAGGAAGGATGTAAAATTTTGTGCTATTACATCTAACATAATGCTGCATGGGTTATTTCAGGCTGGAAGGATTGTTGCTGCAAGGGAATTATACATGAAAATGGttgacagaggaacacagttgaGAATCGAAACATACAACACAGTTCTTGGAGGACTCTGTGAAAATAGTTGTGTTGATGAAGCGCTGAGAATGTTTGAGGACTTGCGTTCAAAAGAATTTGAGCTTGATGTTCGGACTTTCAGTATAGTGATTAATGCATTGCTGAAAGTTGGTAGGATTGATGAAGCAAAGAGCCTGTTTTCAGCTATGGTGCTCCGTGGTCCAGTGCCTGATGTGATAACCTACAGCTTAATGATCAAAAGTCATATAGAAGAAGGTTTGTTAGAGGAGTCTGATAATCTTTTTCTATCTATGGAGAAGAATGGCTGTGCTGCCGACTCACACATGCTAAACATCATAGTTAGAAGACTACTTGAAAAAGGAGATGTGAGAAGGGCTGGAACCTACCTTACCAAAATTGATGAGAAGAACTTCTCCCTTGAAGCTTCCACCGCTGCATTGCTGATTCCTATTGTTTCAGAGAAGAAGTACCAGAAAGAAGTAAAGTTTCTTCCTGAAAAATACCACTCTTTCATGCAACCTAGGGATGATTGA